One Methanofastidiosum sp. DNA segment encodes these proteins:
- a CDS encoding AAA family ATPase yields MRVTIGGPPGSGKTTVAKIVSEELRYTHIYTGDIFRNLAKERGMSLGDFSKLAENDYSIDIEVDRRQKELGAKDNIILEGRMARFMIEPDLSVWITAPFDERVRRISQRENLNYDVIFKDTELREKSEISRYQKIYNVDISNLASYDLVINSLRLSAEGVSQIIIAAINNISPVPKGDRV; encoded by the coding sequence ATGCGTGTGACTATCGGGGGACCTCCCGGCAGCGGAAAAACAACTGTAGCCAAAATTGTTTCAGAGGAACTTCGATATACACACATATATACTGGAGATATCTTTAGAAATCTTGCTAAAGAAAGAGGAATGTCCTTAGGTGATTTTTCTAAACTAGCTGAGAATGATTACTCAATTGACATTGAAGTTGACCGAAGGCAGAAAGAACTAGGGGCCAAGGACAATATAATCCTTGAAGGAAGAATGGCAAGATTCATGATAGAACCCGACTTAAGTGTCTGGATTACTGCTCCTTTTGATGAGAGAGTCAGAAGAATATCTCAAAGAGAAAATCTCAACTACGATGTGATCTTTAAAGATACAGAATTAAGAGAAAAAAGTGAAATAAGCAGATATCAAAAGATTTATAATGTGGATATATCTAATTTGGCTTCATATGATCTTGTGATTAACTCACTTAGGTTGAGTGCTGAGGGAGTAAGCCAGATCATAATTGCAGCCATAAATAACATATCACCGGTACCAAAGGGCGACCGGGTATAA
- a CDS encoding 50S ribosomal protein L14e — MMAMEIGRVCTKLLGREADKNCVIVEIVNKNFVVVSGPKELTGVKRRRCNIKHLEPWDVKINVEKGASDDTLKEAILKAKVEGYS; from the coding sequence ATAATGGCAATGGAAATAGGAAGAGTTTGTACAAAACTTTTAGGAAGAGAAGCAGATAAAAACTGCGTTATAGTAGAAATTGTAAACAAAAACTTTGTTGTTGTTTCAGGGCCAAAGGAATTAACTGGTGTTAAGAGAAGAAGATGCAATATAAAGCATCTTGAGCCTTGGGACGTTAAAATTAACGTCGAAAAAGGCGCATCTGACGATACCCTTAAGGAGGCCATACTAAAGGCCAAGGTAGAGGGGTACAGTTGA
- a CDS encoding RNA-guided pseudouridylation complex pseudouridine synthase subunit Cbf5 — MKLSDGDILYKSKDKTSSRYGKKPEERSLNELLQKGIVNIDKPRGPTSHEVTSWVKKVLGISKAGHSGTLDPNVSGVLPVTLGKATKLVKLLMTSPKEYVCVLHLQKEVPQNDLMGILKEYEGVLYQKPPVKSAVKRRVRTRKVHYLKPIEIEKKDILMRVGCDAGTYIRKLCYDMGLSLGCGASMEELRRTKTGIFGEESTILLQDLLDAKVFSVEENNEDILKKYIMPYEIVLDPLKKIWIKDTAVEALCQGSVLTVPGVSKLQSGISKGETVAIMTLKNEAVSISEAEMTSEDILKNDNGIVAKSLSVLMETGVYPRTWN, encoded by the coding sequence TTGAAATTGTCCGATGGAGACATATTATATAAATCAAAGGACAAGACAAGTTCGAGATATGGGAAAAAACCTGAAGAACGAAGTTTAAACGAACTTTTGCAGAAAGGTATTGTCAATATAGATAAACCCAGAGGGCCTACTTCTCACGAGGTAACTTCTTGGGTAAAAAAAGTTCTTGGCATATCAAAAGCTGGTCATTCTGGAACACTTGATCCTAACGTTTCAGGAGTATTACCTGTCACTCTTGGGAAAGCTACAAAACTTGTTAAACTTTTAATGACCTCTCCTAAGGAATATGTTTGCGTGCTTCATCTACAAAAAGAAGTGCCACAAAACGATCTTATGGGGATATTAAAAGAATACGAAGGTGTTTTGTATCAAAAGCCACCTGTAAAAAGTGCAGTTAAGAGAAGAGTTAGGACTAGAAAAGTACATTACCTAAAACCAATAGAGATAGAAAAAAAAGATATTCTCATGAGAGTCGGGTGTGACGCTGGGACATACATAAGAAAGCTATGTTACGATATGGGGCTTTCATTGGGATGCGGTGCAAGCATGGAAGAGCTAAGAAGGACTAAAACGGGAATTTTTGGAGAAGAGTCCACAATATTGCTTCAAGACCTTCTAGATGCAAAAGTTTTTTCGGTAGAAGAAAACAATGAAGATATATTAAAGAAATATATAATGCCCTATGAAATAGTTCTCGATCCATTAAAAAAAATATGGATTAAAGATACTGCAGTAGAGGCATTATGCCAAGGATCAGTGCTTACAGTTCCTGGCGTATCTAAATTACAAAGCGGAATATCAAAGGGAGAAACAGTCGCTATAATGACTCTAAAAAACGAGGCAGTTTCAATTTCAGAAGCTGAAATGACTTCAGAAGACATACTTAAAAATGATAATGGTATTGTTGCAAAATCATTATCCGTTTTAATGGAAACTGGTGTCTATCCAAGGACGTGGAATTAA
- a CDS encoding class I SAM-dependent methyltransferase, with protein MPHYYSEDVTAPLKIDRISEMILGKMYQFDIAPGVFSSKRVDKGTLALCELMELNKNHKVLDMGCGYGVIGIVASSYVSEVHMRDINKRAIYLTKRNINLNTIKNASVSHGNLYEELDKFNIILTNPPVSSGMDVVGLMIDEAPKHLYEGGNLQLVIRKGVNIIKERLEKSFEKVNIKKKYGYNVIFAS; from the coding sequence ATGCCGCACTATTACTCTGAAGATGTTACAGCACCCTTGAAAATAGACAGAATCTCAGAAATGATATTGGGAAAAATGTATCAATTTGATATTGCACCGGGTGTTTTCTCTTCAAAGAGAGTGGACAAAGGAACTTTAGCACTATGTGAACTTATGGAGTTAAATAAAAATCATAAAGTACTTGATATGGGATGCGGATACGGAGTCATAGGAATAGTTGCATCATCTTACGTTTCAGAAGTCCATATGAGAGATATAAACAAGAGGGCAATATATTTAACGAAAAGAAATATAAATCTTAATACTATCAAAAACGCATCGGTAAGTCATGGAAACCTTTATGAAGAGCTTGATAAGTTTAATATTATATTGACAAACCCCCCTGTGTCTTCAGGAATGGACGTAGTCGGACTTATGATAGATGAAGCACCAAAACATTTATATGAAGGTGGAAATCTACAACTTGTAATACGAAAAGGGGTAAATATTATAAAAGAGAGATTAGAAAAAAGCTTTGAAAAGGTGAATATAAAGAAGAAATATGGGTATAATGTTATATTTGCTTCATAG
- a CDS encoding 30S ribosomal protein S13, with the protein MDEEVKGIVRVLGTNIMGNDIFEVGILKIRGVGPVMARAVAQVAGISSKTKVGNIPPEKLKLIETIIEDPIKNGIPVWLVNRRKDYETGENMHVVGPKLLMSLREDLNRMRKMKSYKGVRHQLGLPVRGQRTKSSFRKGTSLGVQRKKAAR; encoded by the coding sequence ATGGATGAAGAAGTAAAAGGTATTGTTCGTGTACTAGGTACAAACATAATGGGAAACGACATCTTTGAAGTTGGAATATTGAAAATAAGAGGTGTCGGACCAGTTATGGCTAGAGCTGTGGCTCAAGTGGCAGGTATATCCTCAAAGACAAAAGTAGGAAATATACCTCCAGAAAAATTAAAATTAATTGAAACAATTATTGAGGATCCTATAAAAAATGGCATTCCAGTATGGCTTGTTAATAGGAGAAAGGACTACGAAACTGGCGAGAATATGCACGTAGTCGGGCCAAAATTGTTAATGTCATTGAGAGAAGACCTTAACAGAATGAGAAAGATGAAAAGCTATAAGGGTGTTAGACACCAGCTTGGCCTTCCTGTAAGGGGGCAAAGAACAAAATCCTCATTTAGAAAAGGAACCTCATTAGGAGTTCAGAGGAAAAAGGCTGCAAGGTGA
- a CDS encoding 30S ribosomal protein S4, protein MGDPRKTRRKYDKPSHPWQKDRIESENVLMKKYGLANKKEIWKALSFLRNVRRQARALLASHDEASMNQTKDLITMLQKYGILKDESTLEDVLTLSLEDILDRRLQSLVLRRGLAKTPKQARQFIVHKHIVLNGAKVSIPSYLVPKSIEDSIGYSARSTLNDPSHPEVPKKTVVEEGN, encoded by the coding sequence GTGGGCGATCCAAGAAAAACTAGACGTAAATATGATAAACCATCTCATCCATGGCAAAAAGATAGAATTGAATCTGAAAACGTATTGATGAAAAAATACGGACTTGCTAACAAAAAAGAAATTTGGAAAGCTTTGAGTTTCCTTAGAAATGTTAGAAGACAAGCAAGAGCTCTATTGGCAAGCCATGATGAGGCATCAATGAATCAGACTAAAGACCTTATAACAATGCTTCAAAAATATGGAATATTAAAAGATGAATCTACATTAGAGGACGTATTAACGTTATCTCTAGAAGATATACTTGATAGAAGATTACAATCACTTGTATTAAGGAGGGGACTGGCAAAAACACCAAAGCAAGCAAGACAGTTCATTGTTCACAAACATATTGTATTAAACGGTGCCAAGGTATCAATCCCAAGTTATCTAGTTCCTAAATCTATCGAAGATTCAATTGGATATTCTGCTAGATCAACATTAAATGATCCAAGTCATCCAGAAGTTCCTAAAAAAACAGTAGTTGAGGAGGGTAATTAA
- a CDS encoding 30S ribosomal protein S11: MPKEGGRWGVAHIYASYNNTLIHITDLTGAETISRVSGGMIVKTGKDESSPYAAMKAAAKAAEEAIEKGVVAVHIRVRAPGGNKAKTPGRGAQATIRALTRAGLRIGKIEDATPIPHDGTRAKGGKRGRRV, translated from the coding sequence ATGCCAAAAGAAGGTGGAAGATGGGGAGTAGCCCATATATATGCTTCATATAACAATACTCTAATTCATATAACAGACCTAACGGGTGCTGAAACTATAAGTAGAGTTTCAGGCGGTATGATCGTTAAAACAGGTAAAGATGAATCATCCCCTTATGCTGCAATGAAAGCAGCAGCTAAAGCAGCTGAAGAAGCTATAGAGAAGGGAGTAGTAGCTGTCCACATAAGAGTTAGGGCGCCAGGCGGAAACAAAGCAAAGACCCCAGGCAGAGGAGCTCAAGCAACTATCAGGGCTCTTACTAGAGCGGGACTTAGAATTGGAAAAATTGAGGATGCTACACCTATACCTCATGATGGTACAAGAGCCAAAGGGGGCAAGAGAGGTAGAAGAGTATAA
- a CDS encoding DNA-directed RNA polymerase subunit D, protein MEIEIFKKDERELRFLVRGVSVPLVNALRRIFISEMPSMAVDYLKFYKNNSPVFDEIIAHRVGLIPLNNASEIYISPEECGCNEGCEKCSVTLSLEKTGPCTVYSRDLVSGDPDIHPILEDIPITKLGEGQELKFDAIARIGTAEDHAKWQIANAGYKYIPKIDLNLDKCDICEECVPKCPKDILYKEKDQIKVKDIYECTMCRACEEACEQGVIKISYENDAFIFFVESYENMNANELVSKALDMLSTKLDNLKSLVEKI, encoded by the coding sequence ATGGAAATTGAGATTTTCAAAAAAGACGAAAGAGAATTAAGATTTCTGGTCAGAGGAGTATCTGTACCATTGGTCAACGCCTTGAGACGTATTTTTATTTCAGAAATGCCTTCAATGGCAGTCGACTATCTTAAATTTTATAAAAATAATTCTCCAGTTTTTGATGAAATAATCGCACATAGGGTAGGATTAATTCCATTAAATAATGCATCTGAAATCTATATATCTCCTGAAGAATGCGGGTGTAATGAAGGGTGTGAAAAATGCTCAGTTACTTTATCTCTTGAAAAAACAGGCCCATGCACCGTTTACTCAAGAGATTTAGTTTCTGGAGATCCAGATATACATCCAATTCTTGAAGACATACCAATTACTAAACTCGGTGAGGGGCAAGAATTAAAATTTGATGCCATAGCAAGAATTGGAACCGCAGAAGATCATGCAAAATGGCAGATAGCAAATGCAGGTTATAAATATATTCCTAAGATTGATTTGAATTTAGATAAATGTGATATATGCGAAGAATGTGTTCCTAAATGCCCCAAAGATATTCTTTACAAGGAAAAAGATCAAATTAAAGTTAAAGATATTTATGAATGCACAATGTGTAGAGCCTGTGAAGAAGCCTGTGAACAAGGAGTTATTAAAATATCTTATGAAAATGACGCATTTATATTCTTTGTAGAATCTTATGAAAATATGAATGCTAACGAATTAGTTTCAAAAGCTTTGGACATGCTGTCAACAAAATTGGACAATTTGAAAAGTCTAGTTGAAAAGATTTGA
- a CDS encoding 30S ribosomal protein S15, producing MARMHSRRRGKSGSKKPVRTSMPHWVEKRPEEVVDLVVTMSKEGHGPSMIGIVLRDQYGIPDVRLIAGKSINEILKENNLQSEYPEDLFNLIARAVNLRKHLELNPKDLHSTRGLNLIESKIRRLGKYYSAKGRIPQDWRYHPEKAQLIVR from the coding sequence ATGGCAAGAATGCATTCAAGAAGAAGAGGAAAATCCGGTTCAAAAAAGCCGGTAAGAACTTCAATGCCACATTGGGTTGAAAAAAGGCCAGAAGAGGTTGTTGATTTAGTAGTAACTATGTCAAAAGAAGGTCACGGACCCAGTATGATAGGAATTGTATTAAGGGACCAGTATGGTATCCCTGATGTAAGACTTATAGCTGGGAAGAGCATTAATGAGATATTGAAGGAGAACAATCTCCAAAGTGAATATCCAGAAGACCTTTTCAATCTTATTGCTAGAGCCGTCAACTTAAGAAAGCATCTTGAGCTTAATCCAAAGGATCTCCACTCAACAAGAGGATTAAATCTTATTGAGTCAAAGATTAGAAGACTTGGGAAATACTATTCTGCGAAAGGTAGAATTCCGCAAGACTGGAGATACCACCCAGAAAAGGCTCAGCTTATTGTAAGATAA
- a CDS encoding XTP/dITP diphosphatase translates to MEELYFITGNSGKFKEAREKLKHIDVELIQANIGYPEIQASDLKEIALFGIDFCSESLKSPFFLEDSGLFIEELNSFPGPYSRYVHETLGNEGILKLLLNSNNRSAYFKSTVGLYMNGPHIFEGISRGTISNEIRGQGGFGYDPIFIPEGTSKTFGEMTTIEKNKYSHRGKTLEIMAKYLENGVE, encoded by the coding sequence ATGGAAGAATTATATTTTATCACTGGCAACAGTGGAAAATTCAAAGAAGCCAGAGAAAAACTGAAACATATTGATGTTGAACTTATTCAAGCAAATATTGGATATCCAGAAATTCAAGCTTCAGATCTTAAGGAAATAGCCTTATTTGGGATTGATTTTTGTAGCGAAAGCCTTAAAAGTCCCTTCTTTTTAGAAGACTCGGGACTGTTCATAGAAGAACTAAACAGCTTTCCTGGACCGTACTCAAGGTATGTCCATGAAACCCTTGGAAACGAGGGCATCCTAAAGCTTCTGTTGAATTCAAACAATAGAAGTGCATACTTCAAATCTACCGTGGGCCTATATATGAATGGCCCACATATATTTGAAGGCATATCTAGGGGCACTATCTCAAATGAAATAAGAGGTCAAGGAGGATTTGGATATGATCCAATATTCATTCCCGAAGGAACCTCAAAAACATTTGGAGAAATGACTACTATTGAGAAAAATAAATATTCTCATAGGGGCAAAACTCTTGAAATCATGGCAAAGTACCTTGAAAATGGAGTTGAATAA
- a CDS encoding GTPase, with protein MKKKVIIMGAAGRDFHDFNTYFRDNSKYEVVCFTATQIPDIEDRVYPKELAGSLYPNGIPIYSESRLRELIKRYNVDKVFLSYSDISHNYVMDKASVVLSSCADFSILGPKSVMLVSKKPVISICAVRTGSGKSPTTRKVRDILKGMGLKVVVVRHPMPYGNLLKSAVQRFETYADLDKADCTIEEREEYEPHIENGTVVFAGVDYQKILREAEKEADVILWDGGNNDLPFFKPDLHIVIADPLRAGQELTYHPGETNAMMADVIIINKIDSATIEQVETIKKNIQKINPTATIIQAKSPVYVEDSKLIEDKNVLVVEDGPTLTHGNMSFGAGIVAANKFNAKEIIDPRPWAIGTIKEIFEKFNQLGKVLPAMGYSKEQIEELETTINNVPCDSVIVGTPIDIGKLMELNKPLIRVKYSLEEVGKPDLIDILSSFKKEKGI; from the coding sequence ATGAAGAAAAAAGTAATTATAATGGGGGCAGCCGGTAGAGATTTTCATGATTTTAATACTTATTTTAGAGACAATTCAAAGTATGAAGTTGTATGTTTCACAGCAACACAGATACCAGATATAGAGGATCGTGTTTATCCCAAAGAGTTAGCGGGTTCATTATATCCTAATGGCATCCCAATATATTCTGAAAGCAGATTAAGGGAATTAATTAAAAGATATAACGTTGATAAGGTTTTTTTATCTTACAGTGACATATCCCACAATTATGTTATGGACAAAGCATCAGTTGTTCTTTCAAGTTGTGCCGATTTTTCAATTTTGGGGCCAAAATCTGTAATGCTAGTATCAAAAAAACCTGTCATAAGTATATGTGCAGTAAGAACAGGAAGTGGCAAAAGTCCAACAACTAGAAAAGTCAGAGATATACTGAAAGGCATGGGATTGAAAGTTGTTGTCGTAAGGCATCCAATGCCATATGGCAATCTTTTAAAGAGTGCAGTCCAAAGGTTTGAAACTTATGCAGATCTAGACAAGGCAGATTGCACAATTGAAGAAAGAGAGGAGTATGAGCCGCATATTGAAAATGGAACAGTTGTATTTGCTGGTGTCGATTATCAAAAGATATTAAGGGAAGCAGAAAAAGAAGCGGATGTTATACTTTGGGACGGGGGAAACAACGACCTTCCATTCTTTAAACCTGATTTGCACATTGTAATTGCCGATCCATTAAGGGCAGGTCAAGAGCTAACATACCACCCTGGTGAAACAAATGCAATGATGGCCGATGTAATAATAATAAATAAAATTGACTCTGCTACAATTGAGCAAGTTGAGACTATAAAAAAGAATATTCAAAAAATAAATCCTACTGCAACTATAATACAAGCAAAATCTCCAGTTTATGTTGAAGATTCTAAATTAATAGAAGATAAAAATGTTCTAGTTGTTGAAGATGGACCAACTCTTACTCATGGAAACATGAGTTTTGGGGCAGGAATAGTGGCTGCAAATAAATTTAATGCCAAGGAAATCATTGACCCAAGACCATGGGCAATAGGCACAATTAAAGAAATATTTGAAAAATTTAATCAACTTGGGAAAGTACTGCCTGCAATGGGTTACAGTAAAGAACAGATAGAAGAGCTTGAAACAACGATAAATAACGTTCCTTGTGATTCTGTTATCGTGGGAACGCCCATAGACATAGGCAAGCTAATGGAGTTAAATAAACCTCTAATTAGGGTAAAGTATTCATTAGAAGAAGTAGGAAAACCAGATTTAATTGATATCTTAAGTTCATTTAAGAAAGAAAAAGGAATTTAA
- a CDS encoding carboxymuconolactone decarboxylase family protein: MKEELLKKIKEKYGEIPFITQEISKDEEYFVPRTKRVLHLMGGSALDTKTAELVAVSAAAALKTPFCLDVHIRNAINAGATVDELFNVIEISALISESSALGMSLRECKKVIDSIES, translated from the coding sequence ATGAAAGAGGAATTACTAAAAAAGATTAAGGAAAAATATGGAGAAATACCATTTATTACTCAAGAGATATCTAAAGATGAAGAGTACTTTGTTCCAAGGACCAAGAGAGTTCTTCACCTTATGGGTGGAAGCGCCCTTGATACAAAAACAGCTGAACTTGTTGCAGTTTCGGCTGCTGCAGCACTTAAAACCCCCTTTTGTCTAGATGTACATATAAGAAACGCCATAAATGCAGGTGCTACAGTAGATGAATTATTCAATGTTATTGAAATAAGCGCCCTTATCTCAGAATCCTCTGCCCTTGGTATGTCTTTAAGGGAATGTAAAAAGGTAATTGATTCGATTGAAAGTTAA
- a CDS encoding carboxymuconolactone decarboxylase family protein, whose translation MTLNVEKTLKKIEDFYGEVPFILKEISKDEKDFITSVQKLFHLMGSNKVFSPKETELFAIASAVGNNGSHCLAFHIKQALKFGATEEELFQVILIAALMAESSSLAVGLRRLKEIENERGITKKD comes from the coding sequence ATGACATTAAATGTTGAGAAAACTCTAAAGAAGATAGAGGATTTCTACGGAGAAGTACCTTTTATTCTAAAAGAGATATCTAAAGATGAAAAAGACTTCATAACTTCGGTCCAAAAACTTTTTCACCTAATGGGGTCAAATAAAGTTTTCTCACCAAAAGAAACTGAACTATTTGCTATTGCAAGTGCTGTCGGAAATAATGGCAGTCATTGTTTAGCGTTTCATATTAAACAAGCCCTAAAATTTGGGGCTACTGAAGAAGAATTATTCCAAGTTATATTGATAGCTGCTCTTATGGCAGAATCGTCCTCACTTGCTGTGGGGCTTAGAAGGTTAAAGGAGATAGAAAATGAAAGAGGAATTACTAAAAAAGATTAA
- a CDS encoding arsenate reductase ArsC yields the protein MKKRILFICTHNANRSQIAEGFVNSLYPDLYEAYSGGMEPTEINPMSIKVMKEIGIDMSKYKSKGIEGFLDKEFDYVVMLCDSSTGCPFFPGGKEYIHMNFEDPSLFNGDEETKLASYRKLRDGIGKWIKETFINSKT from the coding sequence ATGAAAAAAAGAATACTTTTCATATGCACCCATAATGCAAATAGATCTCAGATTGCAGAAGGATTCGTAAATTCTCTTTATCCTGATTTATATGAGGCATATAGTGGAGGTATGGAACCCACAGAAATTAATCCTATGTCGATAAAGGTAATGAAGGAAATTGGGATAGATATGTCCAAATATAAATCAAAGGGGATTGAAGGATTTTTAGATAAAGAATTTGATTATGTTGTAATGCTTTGCGACTCATCTACAGGATGTCCATTTTTTCCAGGTGGAAAAGAGTATATTCATATGAATTTCGAAGACCCTTCCCTATTTAATGGAGATGAAGAAACTAAGTTAGCTTCTTACAGAAAACTGAGAGATGGAATAGGGAAATGGATTAAAGAAACTTTTATCAATTCAAAAACATAG
- the tsaA gene encoding tRNA (N6-threonylcarbamoyladenosine(37)-N6)-methyltransferase TrmO codes for MEEIKLRPIGVVHSPFNEPFGVPKDSTDGMEYKGTIEIFPEYKDGLKDLDGFSHILVLFYFHRSEYSHLIVKPYLDTNLRGVFATRSPHRPNFIGLSVVELLKIEDGILFIRGIDMIEGTPVLDIKPYIPEFDSNEGIRIGWLEGKI; via the coding sequence ATGGAAGAAATAAAATTAAGGCCAATAGGTGTTGTACATTCCCCTTTTAACGAACCTTTTGGCGTACCAAAGGACTCAACAGACGGAATGGAGTATAAAGGAACAATTGAAATATTTCCAGAATATAAAGATGGTTTAAAAGATCTTGATGGATTTTCCCATATACTAGTTCTTTTTTATTTTCATAGATCCGAATACTCTCATCTTATTGTTAAACCTTACCTGGACACAAATCTAAGGGGGGTGTTTGCCACACGGTCCCCTCACAGGCCGAACTTCATTGGGCTATCGGTAGTTGAGTTGTTGAAAATAGAGGATGGGATACTATTTATAAGAGGGATAGATATGATCGAAGGAACACCTGTGTTAGATATCAAACCATATATCCCAGAGTTTGACTCAAATGAAGGAATAAGAATTGGATGGCTTGAGGGAAAGATATAG
- a CDS encoding YHS domain-containing protein, with the protein MAIDPVCKMTVDEKTAKFKSDYKGKMYYFCAPGCKKAFDQNPEKYLK; encoded by the coding sequence ATGGCAATTGATCCTGTATGTAAAATGACTGTTGATGAAAAGACTGCAAAGTTTAAGAGCGACTATAAAGGTAAAATGTATTACTTCTGTGCGCCGGGCTGTAAAAAAGCGTTCGACCAGAATCCTGAAAAATATTTAAAATAG